CCTTACAGTATAAGCCGAAAAGCAAATCAAATTATTATTTGTGCTTGCGGTCTAACTTTTCTTTGGCGTCTTCAAACGATGCTTCAGCCGTGTCTTTAGCATCCGCAACTTTTTTCTTTGCTTTGCCTAGTAAGTCTTGCGCTTTACCTTTAGTTTCCTGCTTTTTGTCACCGGTAGCTTTACCAGCAGCTTTGTT
This is a stretch of genomic DNA from Loigolactobacillus coryniformis subsp. coryniformis KCTC 3167 = DSM 20001. It encodes these proteins:
- a CDS encoding CsbD family protein, which translates into the protein MTKEERLDSAKTQAEGKLNKAAGKATGDKKQETKGKAQDLLGKAKKKVADAKDTAEASFEDAKEKLDRKHK